From a region of the Paraburkholderia caribensis genome:
- a CDS encoding LysR substrate-binding domain-containing protein: MNQRQIEAFRLVMLRGSMTAAAEELGTSQPSISRLIAELETATGLTLFVRNGGRIHATDAGSAFYREVERSFVGLEKLENSAREIRQLGSGRLRIVAAPVLALSFLPAVIERFLADYPRVIVSLEMRSEGTIQRWVSSAYCDVGFATATPDAFGVTSAELYRLPALCALPARHPLTARERIEAGDLRGEQLILPSYADDTRSPLDRVLRSAGAGQVPAIETPYGATICALVSRGLGIGIVNPLAAIGADPKRIVFRGFVPQIMFRGFMLCPQLQLPNPVVQVFLELVRAMMAREIGARSRKGVGAARGRR, from the coding sequence ATGAATCAGAGGCAGATCGAGGCATTCCGGCTGGTCATGCTGCGCGGCTCGATGACGGCGGCAGCCGAAGAGCTCGGTACGTCGCAACCGAGCATCAGCCGGCTGATTGCGGAGCTGGAGACGGCGACGGGGCTCACGCTGTTCGTGCGCAACGGCGGGCGTATCCACGCGACGGACGCGGGGAGTGCGTTCTATCGCGAAGTCGAGCGCAGCTTTGTCGGGCTGGAAAAGCTGGAGAACTCGGCACGTGAGATCCGTCAGTTGGGTAGTGGACGTTTGCGGATCGTCGCGGCGCCGGTGCTGGCGCTGTCGTTTTTGCCTGCGGTGATCGAGCGGTTTCTGGCGGATTACCCGCGGGTGATTGTTTCGCTGGAGATGAGAAGTGAAGGGACGATTCAGCGATGGGTGTCGTCGGCGTACTGTGATGTCGGCTTTGCGACGGCTACACCGGACGCGTTTGGCGTGACGAGTGCCGAGTTATACCGGCTGCCGGCGCTGTGTGCGCTTCCTGCGCGGCATCCGTTGACTGCGCGTGAGCGCATCGAAGCGGGCGATCTGCGCGGCGAACAGCTGATCCTGCCGTCGTATGCCGACGACACGCGCAGTCCGCTCGATCGTGTGTTACGGTCGGCTGGCGCCGGGCAGGTGCCGGCGATCGAGACGCCGTATGGCGCGACGATATGCGCGCTTGTTTCGCGCGGGCTAGGGATTGGGATTGTTAATCCGCTTGCAGCGATTGGTGCTGATCCGAAGCGGATCGTGTTTCGCGGTTTTGTGCCGCAGATTATGTTTCGTGGGTTTATGCTGTGTCCGCAGTTGCAATTGCCGAATCCTGTTGTGCAGGTGTTTCTTGAGTTGGTGCGCGCGATGATGGCGCGGGAGATTGGGGCGCGTTCGCGGAAGGGGGTGGGGGCTGCTCGGGGTAGGCGGTGA
- a CDS encoding NAD(P)/FAD-dependent oxidoreductase, translated as MRPDSLLFHESFRCDPYWWDAAPPETARSPLPRHVDIAVIGSGYCGLSAAAEAASHGARVAVLDAAEIGAGGSTRSGGMVSSGQKLALTNAIAGVPAERLVRLMRESMASFDYLKRLVADESLDADLQITGRFFGAYTPGHFDRLRRQGELLRDKTGVTVHVIERDAQRAMIGSDYYYGGILVDEYGGLHTAKYHRALRELAGRRGVTLHSHAQAERIERIANGAQDGARFRVQTTRGSLDARDVLVATNGYTGPLLPFFARRVLPVASYQIATEPLPDGLMHALNPGARMISDSKRNLFYTRPSPDGTRMLFGSRPAIRELSEREAARLLYGKMLQLWPALRDVRITHAWKGYVAMTRDKLAHIGVHDGIHYALGCNGNGVALMSYLGHRVARHMLGVDRDAGAFSEGEFPLSGAGIASQIAVPLGSALYQLDDLWRGRVRAALS; from the coding sequence ATGCGCCCTGATTCCCTGCTTTTCCACGAATCCTTTCGATGCGACCCATACTGGTGGGACGCCGCGCCGCCCGAAACCGCGCGCTCGCCGCTGCCTCGCCACGTAGATATCGCCGTCATCGGCAGCGGTTATTGCGGGCTGTCGGCAGCCGCGGAAGCCGCGAGCCACGGCGCGCGCGTGGCCGTCCTCGATGCGGCCGAGATCGGCGCGGGCGGTAGCACGCGCAGCGGCGGAATGGTGTCGAGCGGCCAGAAGCTGGCCCTCACCAACGCGATCGCCGGCGTGCCCGCCGAGCGGCTCGTGCGCCTGATGCGCGAATCGATGGCAAGCTTCGACTATCTGAAGCGCCTCGTCGCCGACGAATCGCTCGACGCGGATCTGCAGATCACCGGCCGCTTTTTCGGCGCGTACACGCCCGGCCATTTCGACCGGTTGCGCCGCCAGGGTGAGTTGCTGCGCGACAAAACGGGCGTCACCGTGCATGTGATCGAGCGCGACGCACAGCGCGCGATGATCGGCTCGGACTATTACTACGGCGGCATCCTCGTCGATGAATACGGCGGGCTGCACACCGCGAAGTATCACCGCGCGCTGCGCGAGCTTGCCGGGCGGCGCGGCGTCACGCTGCATTCGCACGCGCAGGCCGAACGTATCGAACGTATTGCGAACGGCGCACAGGATGGCGCGCGCTTTCGCGTACAGACCACGCGCGGCTCGCTCGACGCGCGCGATGTGCTGGTCGCCACCAACGGCTACACCGGCCCGTTGCTGCCGTTCTTCGCGCGCCGCGTGCTGCCCGTCGCGAGCTATCAGATCGCGACGGAACCCCTGCCCGACGGCTTGATGCACGCGCTCAACCCCGGCGCGCGGATGATCAGCGACTCGAAACGCAATCTGTTCTACACACGCCCCTCTCCCGACGGCACGCGGATGCTGTTCGGCTCGCGCCCGGCGATCCGCGAACTGAGCGAACGCGAAGCGGCCCGCCTGCTATACGGAAAGATGCTGCAACTGTGGCCCGCGCTGCGCGACGTGCGCATCACACACGCATGGAAAGGCTACGTCGCGATGACGCGCGACAAGCTCGCGCACATCGGCGTGCACGACGGCATTCACTACGCGCTCGGCTGCAACGGCAATGGCGTCGCGCTGATGAGCTACCTCGGCCACCGCGTCGCGAGACATATGCTCGGCGTGGACCGCGATGCGGGCGCCTTCAGCGAAGGCGAATTTCCGTTGAGCGGCGCAGGCATCGCCAGTCAGATCGCCGTACCGCTCGGCAGCGCGCTCTATCAACTCGACGACCTGTGGCGCGGACGCGTGCGCGCCGCGCTGTCCTGA
- a CDS encoding amino acid ABC transporter ATP-binding protein, whose protein sequence is MIRLHNVSKWFGEHRVLAGCSATIERGEVVVICGPSGSGKSTLIKSVNGLEPVQDGRIVVDGVDVTAKTANLARLRAKVGMVFQHFELFPHLSVGRNLMLAQMKVLGRSRDEAAGKARSLLRRVGLRDYEDSYPTQLSGGQQQRVAIARALSMDPVAMLFDEPTSALDPEMVNEVLDVMSALAHDGMTMLCVTHEMGFARRVADRVLFMDRGAIVEDDSKEQFFARPRSERAREFLSRILH, encoded by the coding sequence ATGATCCGTCTGCACAACGTTTCTAAATGGTTCGGCGAGCACCGCGTGCTGGCCGGCTGCTCCGCGACGATCGAACGCGGCGAGGTCGTCGTGATCTGCGGGCCCTCGGGCTCGGGCAAGTCGACGCTGATCAAGTCCGTCAATGGGCTCGAGCCCGTGCAGGACGGCCGCATCGTCGTCGACGGCGTGGACGTCACGGCGAAAACCGCGAACCTCGCGCGGCTGCGTGCGAAGGTCGGGATGGTTTTCCAGCATTTCGAGCTGTTTCCGCATCTGAGCGTCGGGCGCAACCTGATGCTCGCGCAGATGAAGGTGCTCGGGCGCAGCCGCGACGAAGCCGCCGGCAAGGCGCGCTCCCTGTTGCGCCGCGTGGGCCTGCGCGATTACGAAGACAGCTACCCGACGCAGTTGTCGGGCGGCCAGCAGCAGCGCGTGGCGATTGCCCGCGCACTGTCGATGGACCCCGTCGCGATGCTGTTCGACGAGCCGACGTCCGCGCTCGACCCGGAGATGGTCAACGAAGTGCTCGACGTGATGAGCGCGCTCGCTCACGACGGCATGACGATGCTGTGCGTGACCCACGAAATGGGCTTCGCGAGGCGCGTCGCGGACCGCGTCCTGTTCATGGATCGCGGCGCCATCGTCGAGGACGACTCGAAAGAACAGTTCTTCGCGCGCCCTCGCTCCGAACGCGCGCGTGAGTTTCTGTCGCGCATTCTGCATTGA
- a CDS encoding substrate-binding periplasmic protein, translated as MRFLQFARSLALAASLCAAAVSAAHAEDVGTLTPGKIVAGVDANNKPYSYIDNGKMTGFDVELIRAIAAKLGLSADFRAQDFAGLLPSVANQQIDLAAGSISITKDRLKMVDFSDGYLTGLLSVATLPDSTISSDVASVKGKRIGVVQGTIEDTYSDSYLPSAQIVRFPNLNAGFLALRNKYIDGYFVDKTLVEGLQSKYPQMNIADKLDISAVNLPAGFPVHKGNVKLESALNKTLGELVADGTWMKLYLQFHPGYPKPADLPPYAMKSGT; from the coding sequence ATGCGTTTTCTTCAGTTTGCACGCAGTCTCGCACTGGCTGCTTCGCTATGCGCCGCAGCCGTATCGGCCGCTCATGCGGAAGACGTGGGCACGCTCACGCCGGGCAAAATCGTCGCGGGCGTCGACGCGAACAACAAGCCCTATTCGTACATCGACAACGGCAAGATGACGGGCTTCGACGTCGAGCTGATTCGCGCGATCGCCGCGAAGCTCGGTCTGTCCGCCGACTTCCGCGCGCAGGACTTCGCCGGGCTGTTGCCGAGCGTCGCGAACCAGCAGATCGATCTCGCCGCCGGCTCCATTTCGATCACGAAAGACCGGCTCAAGATGGTCGACTTTTCCGACGGCTACCTGACGGGCCTGTTGAGCGTCGCGACGCTGCCGGACAGCACCATTTCGAGCGATGTCGCGTCCGTCAAGGGCAAGCGGATCGGCGTCGTGCAAGGCACCATCGAAGACACGTATTCGGACAGCTATCTGCCCAGTGCGCAGATCGTGCGCTTTCCAAATCTGAACGCGGGGTTCCTCGCGCTGCGCAACAAGTACATCGACGGCTACTTCGTCGACAAGACCCTGGTGGAAGGCCTGCAAAGCAAGTACCCGCAAATGAACATCGCGGACAAGCTCGACATATCCGCGGTCAATCTGCCCGCGGGCTTTCCCGTTCACAAGGGCAACGTCAAGCTCGAAAGCGCGCTCAACAAGACGCTCGGCGAACTGGTGGCCGACGGCACGTGGATGAAGCTCTATCTGCAATTCCATCCTGGCTATCCGAAGCCTGCCGACCTGCCGCCGTATGCGATGAAGTCAGGCACCTGA
- a CDS encoding amino acid ABC transporter permease — protein MDAFLQNFLDWPLLVDSLPALLGTGLVNTLILSLFSTVLGIVAGMVLALMAVSNTRWLMFPAQVFIDVFRGLPAALVILVVGQGLAPIGLSIFGPNPYPLAIVALALISSAYIAEIFRSGIQSVGRGQMYACQALGMTYWSGMRHVIVPQGVRRILPALANQFISIVKDSSLVYFLGLLTSQRDLFTIGQNTAVNTANLSPLVAAGVVYLLITVPLTHAINHIDRWTNRFSNPGARGGKQAPRSLRAARREAALQSHANTQAAAAGIAEHRH, from the coding sequence ATGGACGCCTTTTTGCAGAACTTCCTCGACTGGCCGCTTCTGGTCGATTCGTTGCCGGCGCTGTTGGGTACGGGCCTGGTGAACACGTTGATCCTGTCGTTGTTCTCCACGGTGCTCGGCATCGTCGCGGGCATGGTGCTCGCGCTGATGGCCGTGTCCAACACGCGCTGGCTGATGTTTCCTGCGCAGGTGTTCATCGACGTGTTTCGCGGCCTGCCCGCCGCGCTCGTGATTCTCGTGGTCGGCCAGGGGTTGGCGCCCATCGGGCTGTCGATCTTCGGGCCGAACCCCTATCCCCTCGCGATCGTCGCGCTCGCGTTGATCTCGTCCGCGTATATCGCCGAGATTTTCCGCTCGGGCATCCAGAGCGTGGGGCGCGGCCAGATGTATGCGTGCCAGGCGCTAGGCATGACGTACTGGAGCGGCATGCGGCACGTCATCGTGCCGCAGGGCGTGCGGCGCATCCTGCCCGCGCTCGCCAACCAGTTCATTTCGATCGTCAAGGATTCGAGCCTCGTTTATTTTCTCGGGCTGCTCACGTCGCAACGCGATCTCTTCACGATCGGACAAAACACGGCCGTCAACACGGCGAACCTCTCGCCGCTCGTCGCGGCGGGCGTCGTCTATCTGCTGATCACCGTGCCGCTCACGCATGCGATCAATCACATCGACCGCTGGACTAACCGCTTCTCGAACCCCGGCGCGCGCGGCGGCAAGCAGGCGCCGCGCAGCCTGCGCGCAGCGCGGCGCGAGGCAGCACTGCAATCGCATGCAAACACGCAGGCCGCGGCAGCCGGCATCGCCGAACACCGGCATTGA
- a CDS encoding NAD(P)/FAD-dependent oxidoreductase: MGPKVDTVADDIQLPERADVVVIGGGIIGVSTALYLSDKGLQVALCEKGHIAGEQSSRNWGWVRVTRRDPRELLLSIESLKLWRTLDRTLGIETGFNQCGILYVSNDDATLARHRDWLTRARQIAGDAFDTREVDTEAIAGLLPGSTRSFKGGIYTPGDARAEPQKAAPAIANALRKRGVKILTPCAVRGIETSGGHVSAVVTEHGTIRCDAVVVAGGAWTRYFCGNLGVELPQLLTRASVLRTEPLEGGPTCSANNEEFAFRKRADGGYTVAYGLRTHADLTPDAFRLFFKYIEALKSQMGALQIRVGKRFLDELKRPRRWALDRPTLFEAIRTLDPDPVVPYVDNGLREFVKAFPQLAGAKIAQRWAGYIDVTPDAIPVISGAARVPGLFIGTGFSGHGFGIGPAAGKLMADLVNNDTPLVDPHAFRLERFSDGTKITIDAGF; the protein is encoded by the coding sequence ATGGGACCGAAAGTCGATACCGTCGCCGACGACATCCAGCTACCCGAGCGCGCCGATGTGGTCGTGATCGGCGGCGGGATCATCGGCGTTTCCACTGCGCTGTACCTGAGCGACAAGGGCTTGCAGGTTGCGCTGTGCGAGAAAGGACATATCGCGGGCGAGCAATCGAGCCGCAACTGGGGCTGGGTGCGCGTCACGCGCCGCGACCCGCGCGAACTGCTGCTCAGCATCGAAAGCCTCAAGCTGTGGCGCACGCTGGACCGCACGCTGGGCATCGAGACGGGCTTCAACCAGTGCGGCATTCTGTATGTATCGAACGACGACGCGACCCTGGCAAGGCATCGCGACTGGCTCACTCGCGCGCGGCAGATTGCCGGTGACGCATTCGACACGCGAGAAGTCGATACGGAAGCAATAGCCGGACTGCTCCCCGGCTCGACGCGCAGTTTCAAGGGCGGCATCTACACGCCGGGCGACGCGCGCGCCGAACCGCAAAAAGCCGCGCCTGCCATCGCCAACGCGCTGCGCAAGCGAGGTGTCAAGATACTCACGCCCTGTGCCGTACGCGGCATCGAAACGAGCGGCGGACATGTCAGCGCCGTCGTCACCGAGCACGGCACGATCCGCTGCGATGCCGTCGTCGTCGCGGGCGGCGCATGGACGCGCTATTTCTGCGGCAACCTCGGCGTCGAGCTGCCGCAACTGCTGACGCGCGCCTCGGTGCTGCGTACCGAGCCGCTCGAAGGCGGCCCGACGTGCAGCGCGAACAACGAGGAGTTCGCCTTCCGCAAACGCGCCGACGGCGGCTACACGGTCGCGTATGGCCTGCGCACCCACGCGGACCTCACGCCCGATGCGTTCCGCCTGTTCTTCAAGTACATCGAGGCGCTGAAGAGCCAGATGGGGGCGTTGCAGATCCGCGTCGGCAAGCGTTTTCTCGACGAACTGAAGCGGCCGCGCCGCTGGGCGCTCGACCGTCCCACCCTCTTCGAAGCCATCCGCACGCTCGACCCCGATCCCGTCGTGCCGTATGTCGACAACGGACTGCGCGAGTTCGTGAAGGCGTTTCCGCAACTCGCCGGCGCGAAGATTGCGCAGCGCTGGGCCGGTTATATCGACGTCACGCCCGATGCGATTCCCGTGATCTCCGGGGCCGCGCGCGTGCCGGGACTGTTCATCGGCACGGGCTTCTCGGGGCACGGTTTCGGCATTGGACCGGCGGCCGGCAAGCTGATGGCCGATCTCGTCAATAACGACACGCCGCTCGTCGATCCGCACGCGTTTCGCCTCGAACGCTTCAGCGACGGCACGAAAATCACCATCGACGCGGGCTTCTGA
- a CDS encoding SDR family NAD(P)-dependent oxidoreductase yields MDKVAMVSGANRGIGREIALELHRRGYRLSLGMRDPSSFDNELDAFLFAYEARDEHAARQWVNATVDRFGRLDVLVSNAGICKMITFDDGASELLDETLDINVKAPFRLAQAALPYLRRAGSGRFVQLASLSGKRVKNLNVGYQMSKHAVIALTHAVRRAGWDDGVRATAVCPGFVNTDMAAGLADLPPDAMTQPGDIASIVVNTLELPNTASMAELLINCRHEDML; encoded by the coding sequence ATGGACAAGGTAGCGATGGTGTCGGGCGCGAATCGTGGCATCGGCCGCGAAATCGCGCTGGAGTTGCATCGGCGCGGATATCGGCTGTCGCTCGGCATGCGCGATCCGTCATCGTTCGATAACGAGCTCGACGCGTTTCTGTTCGCGTATGAAGCGCGTGACGAGCATGCCGCCCGCCAGTGGGTCAATGCGACCGTCGATCGTTTCGGCCGTCTGGACGTGCTGGTGAGCAACGCCGGGATCTGCAAGATGATCACGTTCGACGACGGCGCGAGCGAGCTGCTCGATGAAACGCTCGACATCAACGTGAAGGCGCCCTTCCGGCTCGCGCAGGCCGCGTTGCCGTATCTGCGGCGCGCGGGCAGCGGCCGCTTCGTGCAGCTCGCGTCGCTGTCGGGCAAGCGGGTGAAGAACCTGAACGTCGGCTATCAGATGTCGAAGCACGCGGTGATCGCGTTGACTCACGCAGTGCGGCGCGCGGGCTGGGACGACGGCGTGCGCGCGACAGCCGTCTGCCCCGGCTTCGTCAACACCGATATGGCCGCCGGACTCGCCGATCTGCCGCCCGACGCGATGACGCAGCCGGGCGACATCGCATCGATCGTCGTGAATACGCTCGAACTGCCGAACACGGCGAGCATGGCCGAACTGCTGATCAATTGCCGTCACGAAGACATGCTGTGA
- a CDS encoding LysR family transcriptional regulator gives MDRVQAMEVFTRVVDANSFTRAAEQMGMPRATVTTTIQNLEGVLGVRLMNRTTRRLSLTPEGAAYYEHCIRIITDIAETDASFQAGNRKPSGALRVHMPNSLGRHLVIPALRSFHERYPDISLDLGLSDRPVDPVEEGIDCMVRAGPLEDSSMVARRVGTLKRVTCASPDYLARYGAPRSIDDLAMHQAVNFRVAHNTRPMPWIVLVDGKPTEVRMNGVVTVNDSEAYVKCGLEGFGLIQPMLFMVASKLRDGSLLEVLPDFKPKPKPVSIVYPNNRHLSAKVRVFADWIAELFESTPALADGDIRRVAVPPRETQQADHGPIAA, from the coding sequence GTGGACCGCGTTCAGGCAATGGAAGTATTCACTCGTGTGGTCGATGCGAACAGCTTCACGCGCGCCGCAGAGCAGATGGGCATGCCGCGCGCGACGGTGACGACGACCATCCAGAATCTCGAAGGGGTGCTCGGCGTGCGTCTGATGAACCGGACCACGCGCCGTCTGTCGCTCACGCCGGAAGGCGCGGCGTATTACGAGCACTGCATCCGCATCATCACCGACATCGCGGAAACGGACGCGAGTTTTCAGGCGGGCAATCGCAAGCCGAGCGGGGCGCTGCGCGTGCACATGCCTAATTCTCTCGGGCGTCATCTCGTCATTCCGGCGTTGCGCAGCTTTCACGAGCGCTATCCGGACATCTCGCTCGATCTGGGTCTCTCTGACCGGCCCGTCGATCCCGTCGAGGAAGGGATCGACTGCATGGTGCGGGCGGGTCCGCTCGAAGATTCGTCGATGGTTGCGCGGCGCGTCGGCACGCTCAAGCGCGTGACGTGCGCTTCGCCCGATTATCTGGCGCGCTATGGGGCACCGCGGAGCATCGACGATCTGGCCATGCATCAGGCCGTGAATTTTCGCGTCGCGCACAACACGCGGCCGATGCCGTGGATCGTTCTCGTCGACGGCAAGCCAACGGAAGTGCGGATGAACGGTGTCGTCACGGTCAACGACTCCGAAGCGTACGTCAAGTGCGGACTGGAAGGCTTCGGCCTGATCCAGCCCATGCTCTTCATGGTCGCGTCGAAACTGCGCGACGGATCGCTGCTCGAAGTGCTGCCCGACTTCAAGCCGAAGCCCAAGCCGGTTTCGATCGTGTATCCGAACAACCGTCATCTGTCCGCGAAGGTGCGTGTGTTCGCGGACTGGATCGCCGAACTGTTCGAGTCGACGCCCGCGCTGGCGGACGGCGACATACGGCGCGTCGCCGTGCCGCCACGCGAGACGCAGCAGGCCGATCATGGGCCGATCGCTGCGTGA
- a CDS encoding methyl-accepting chemotaxis protein, with amino-acid sequence MFRNTTIRGGLAATISGCTLLLMLVIAAAVFALFKSNAALDAMYRDDTASVVHLKTSSERLLVFRTGLADVEQLISAGKPATAEIRQLHVLLAESNRELDAYRALHAPDAQETALLAAMTNKRDRLLAQAFSKALKQLDEENLVDFLSTQREMPVALFDEYQKALIALEDFQVQRQRMRFDHANERFHMTLWGFGAAGLSALIVGMLAHRALTRAIVTPVNAAVEYFAKIAAGDLTAVVRTERRNEMGYLLDALNDMQQGLVAVVRKVRAGTDAIMHDARAIASGNRDLSMRAGDQAASLQQAAASMEQLTATVRQNADNAHDASALATRASDIATRGGEVVRQVVDTMDAISDSSARIVGIVGVIESIAFQTNILALNAAVEAARAGDQGRGFAVVASEVRHLAQRSATAAKEIKELIGNSTQSVRAGSELVLRAGSTMDDILKAVQSVNAIMADISLASREQTAGIELVNATVVQMEAMTQSNASLVESASTTAASLEAQSEHLHGAVALFRVSADEQVG; translated from the coding sequence ATGTTCAGAAACACCACGATTCGCGGCGGGCTCGCCGCCACCATCTCGGGTTGCACGCTGCTGTTGATGCTGGTTATCGCGGCAGCCGTGTTTGCGCTCTTCAAGAGCAATGCCGCGCTCGACGCGATGTATCGAGACGACACGGCTTCCGTCGTGCATCTGAAGACCAGCTCCGAGCGGCTGCTGGTGTTTCGCACGGGACTCGCGGACGTCGAGCAGCTGATCAGCGCAGGCAAGCCGGCTACCGCTGAGATCAGGCAACTGCATGTGCTGCTCGCCGAGAGCAACCGCGAGCTCGATGCGTACCGTGCGCTGCACGCGCCCGACGCGCAGGAAACGGCGCTGCTCGCGGCGATGACGAACAAACGCGACCGTCTGCTGGCGCAGGCTTTTTCGAAAGCGCTCAAGCAGCTCGACGAAGAGAATCTGGTCGACTTCCTGAGCACGCAGCGCGAGATGCCCGTCGCGCTGTTCGACGAATATCAGAAGGCGCTCATCGCGCTGGAGGACTTTCAGGTGCAGCGCCAGCGCATGCGCTTCGATCACGCGAACGAGCGCTTTCACATGACGCTCTGGGGCTTCGGCGCGGCGGGCTTGAGCGCGCTGATCGTCGGCATGCTCGCGCACCGGGCGCTGACGCGGGCGATCGTCACGCCCGTCAATGCCGCCGTCGAATACTTTGCGAAGATCGCGGCGGGCGACCTCACGGCCGTCGTCAGGACGGAGCGCCGCAATGAGATGGGTTACCTGCTCGACGCGCTGAACGACATGCAGCAAGGTCTCGTCGCGGTCGTGCGCAAGGTCAGGGCGGGGACGGACGCGATCATGCACGACGCCCGCGCGATTGCGAGCGGTAACCGCGATCTGTCGATGCGTGCGGGCGATCAGGCCGCCTCGCTCCAGCAGGCGGCCGCCAGCATGGAACAACTGACGGCCACCGTGCGGCAGAACGCCGACAATGCGCACGACGCCAGCGCGCTCGCCACGCGTGCATCCGACATCGCGACACGCGGCGGCGAAGTGGTGCGTCAGGTCGTCGACACGATGGATGCGATCTCGGATAGCTCGGCGCGCATCGTCGGGATTGTCGGGGTGATCGAGAGCATCGCGTTCCAGACCAATATTCTGGCGCTGAACGCAGCCGTCGAAGCGGCGCGCGCGGGCGATCAGGGGCGCGGCTTCGCGGTGGTGGCCAGCGAGGTGCGGCATCTGGCGCAGCGCAGTGCGACCGCCGCGAAGGAAATCAAGGAACTGATCGGCAACTCGACGCAGAGCGTGCGTGCGGGAAGCGAACTGGTATTGCGCGCGGGCTCGACGATGGACGACATCCTGAAAGCCGTGCAGAGCGTGAACGCGATCATGGCGGATATCAGTCTTGCGTCCCGCGAGCAGACGGCGGGCATCGAACTCGTCAACGCGACCGTCGTGCAGATGGAAGCGATGACGCAGAGCAACGCATCGCTGGTCGAATCGGCGTCGACCACGGCGGCCTCGCTGGAAGCGCAAAGCGAGCATCTTCACGGCGCCGTGGCGCTATTCCGTGTGAGCGCGGACGAGCAGGTCGGCTGA
- a CDS encoding transporter substrate-binding domain-containing protein has protein sequence MNKPLRSLVVSLLGALALVAATPGWSQSDDLLARIKTNKEITIATEARYAPFEYVDNGKIVGYDADLMAYVLKSIPDVKVKQLDLPFQGLLPGLDAKRFDIVVTAVTVNKDRVSHFAFTLPVADATTGVLLRNGDTSIKSPDDLNGKIVGSQTGSAQLQALQALDKKLKDAGGPGIKQIKQYVAFDEAYADLAVGRLDAVAQSVANLGPLMKSRPGVFALLPQTIGPKSYFAWVARKDSDSAALVKLFSDGIARANRDGTMKKLQEKWFGSTMDVPVDAVPAPSI, from the coding sequence ATGAACAAGCCTCTTCGCAGTCTGGTCGTCTCGTTGCTCGGTGCGCTCGCACTCGTCGCCGCTACGCCGGGCTGGTCGCAATCCGACGATCTGCTGGCGCGCATCAAGACGAACAAGGAAATCACCATCGCGACGGAGGCCCGTTACGCGCCGTTCGAGTATGTCGACAACGGCAAGATCGTCGGCTATGACGCCGACCTGATGGCCTACGTGCTGAAATCCATCCCCGACGTGAAGGTCAAGCAGCTGGACCTGCCGTTTCAGGGACTGTTGCCGGGACTCGACGCCAAGCGCTTCGACATCGTCGTGACGGCCGTCACCGTCAACAAGGACCGCGTCAGCCACTTCGCGTTCACGCTGCCCGTCGCCGACGCGACGACGGGCGTGCTGCTGCGCAACGGCGACACCAGCATCAAGTCGCCCGACGACCTGAACGGCAAGATCGTCGGCTCGCAGACGGGCTCGGCGCAGTTGCAGGCATTGCAGGCGCTCGACAAGAAACTGAAGGACGCGGGCGGCCCCGGCATCAAGCAGATCAAGCAGTACGTCGCGTTCGACGAAGCCTATGCCGACCTCGCCGTGGGACGGCTCGACGCCGTCGCGCAATCGGTCGCGAACCTGGGACCGTTGATGAAATCGCGCCCGGGCGTGTTCGCGCTGCTGCCGCAGACGATCGGGCCGAAGAGCTACTTCGCCTGGGTGGCGCGCAAGGACAGCGACAGCGCCGCACTGGTCAAGCTCTTCAGCGACGGCATCGCGCGCGCGAACCGCGACGGCACGATGAAGAAGCTGCAGGAAAAGTGGTTCGGCTCGACGATGGACGTCCCAGTCGACGCCGTCCCCGCGCCCTCCATCTGA